The Acidimicrobiia bacterium genome window below encodes:
- a CDS encoding IS3 family transposase (programmed frameshift), with protein MEDTTDPDPEVLERARGPRRYSARYKARVLAEYETLDKAGKGALLRREGLYTSLITAWRTQRDRGALEALAKPAGRTPADPRDREIARLRKENGRLSGELDKARKVIEVQGKALGVVGATRHRQRSGREGRDAMIDEAMVELVPLVGVRAGCAALGEPQARWYRRHRQSPSPERPERVPAPQPRALTEVERKELRRVLNSEEHVDEAPATVYAKLLDQGIYLASVPTMYRVLREHDEVHERRRHATHPAAKKPELVAAGPNAVWSYDITKLLGPAKWTYYYLYVIIDIFSRYVPGWLLARAERANLVEALLTETITKQQIRHGQLTIHADRGSPMTAKPVAFLLADLGVTKSHSRPHVSNDNPFSESQFRTLKYRPAFPERFGSFEDAHAFCGRFFGWYNDEHRHSGIGFHTPADVHYGRAELLQAQRAHVLTDAYAEHPERFVRKPPTPPALPTIAWINEPQEDTATTQ; from the exons ATGGAAGACACGACTGATCCGGATCCCGAGGTGTTGGAGCGGGCGCGCGGCCCGCGCCGCTACTCGGCGAGGTACAAGGCTCGGGTCCTCGCCGAGTACGAGACGCTCGACAAGGCGGGCAAGGGAGCGTTGTTGCGACGCGAGGGCTTGTACACGTCGTTGATCACGGCGTGGCGTACACAACGCGACCGCGGTGCGCTCGAGGCGTTGGCCAAGCCGGCGGGACGAACACCAGCCGATCCTCGCGACCGTGAGATCGCGCGGTTGCGTAAGGAGAATGGACGCTTGTCGGGCGAGCTCGACAAGGCCCGCAAGGTGATCGAGGTCCAGG GGAAAGCTCTCGGCGTTGTTGGAGCAACTCGCCACCGGCAGCGCAGCGGACGAGAGGGGCGAGACGCAATGATCGATGAGGCCATGGTCGAGTTGGTGCCGCTGGTCGGTGTGCGCGCCGGCTGCGCCGCGCTCGGCGAACCCCAAGCGCGTTGGTATCGCCGGCACCGCCAGAGCCCGTCACCCGAGCGGCCCGAACGCGTCCCGGCACCCCAGCCGCGGGCGCTCACCGAGGTTGAGCGTAAGGAGCTGCGGCGGGTGCTCAACTCTGAGGAACACGTCGACGAGGCACCGGCGACGGTCTACGCCAAGCTCCTCGACCAGGGCATCTACCTGGCGTCGGTGCCGACGATGTATCGGGTGCTACGCGAACACGACGAGGTACACGAACGACGACGTCACGCCACCCACCCGGCGGCCAAGAAACCCGAACTCGTCGCGGCCGGCCCGAACGCCGTGTGGTCCTACGACATCACCAAGCTGCTCGGCCCAGCCAAGTGGACCTACTACTACCTGTACGTGATCATCGACATCTTCAGCCGCTACGTTCCCGGCTGGCTCCTGGCGCGAGCCGAGCGCGCCAACCTGGTCGAGGCGCTCCTCACCGAGACCATCACCAAGCAACAGATCAGACACGGTCAGTTGACCATCCACGCCGACCGCGGATCGCCGATGACCGCGAAACCGGTCGCGTTCTTGCTCGCGGATCTCGGGGTCACCAAGTCACACTCCCGGCCCCACGTCTCGAACGACAACCCGTTCTCCGAAAGCCAGTTCCGCACCCTGAAATATCGTCCCGCGTTCCCTGAACGCTTCGGCAGCTTCGAAGACGCGCATGCGTTCTGCGGACGGTTCTTCGGTTGGTACAACGACGAGCACCGCCACTCAGGCATCGGGTTCCACACCCCCGCCGACGTCCACTACGGACGCGCCGAACTCCTACAAGCCCAGCGCGCTCACGTGCTCACCGACGCGTACGCCGAACACCCCGAACGGTTCGTGCGCAAGCCGCCGACACCGCCCGCGCTGCCCACCATCGCCTGGATCAACGAACCACAGGAGGACACCGCCACGACACAATGA
- a CDS encoding transposase, with protein MAAIFVAEIGDVSRFRSAEALCSWAGLTPRHRESDTKVTRGSISKMGNRLVCWAALEAVAAYKGGPKLKADFYRIAERRGTNKARVAVARKLLTLIYYGLRDGEIRCLRDNEAVAA; from the coding sequence ATGGCCGCGATCTTTGTCGCCGAGATCGGTGACGTCTCCCGGTTCCGTTCCGCGGAAGCATTGTGTTCCTGGGCCGGTCTCACGCCCCGTCACCGCGAGTCCGACACCAAGGTGACGCGCGGCTCGATCTCCAAGATGGGCAACCGGTTGGTGTGCTGGGCTGCACTCGAAGCGGTCGCCGCGTACAAGGGCGGCCCCAAACTCAAAGCGGACTTCTACCGCATCGCCGAGCGGCGCGGCACCAACAAGGCACGCGTCGCGGTGGCCCGCAAACTCCTCACGCTGATCTACTACGGCCTGCGCGACGGCGAGATCCGCTGTTTGCGCGACAACGAAGCCGTGGCAGCGTGA
- a CDS encoding GNAT family N-acetyltransferase: MEHEASIRFTARLRLEPAGPANAGALWLVHNDDEVARWYEGGKPSAEEAARQARFMGDSWRSHGVHKWIAYDRVSGEVVGGGGLSRTPVDDDWGQIYALLPSEPWVRLAHKTDHPFAAHAHWLEIGWALRRKFWGRGYVSEIGRAGLEFAFAVLGVEAVVSCTVRHNLRSRAVMERVGMRYAGEMRSWRGGRTRRRAGRRAVRGVRPAKSRSERIASNSATERADRTHCRILMARRTERIPLCCQVGSWWVCDGARGCSRARGWLLVVALCRVRE; the protein is encoded by the coding sequence ATGGAGCACGAAGCGAGCATCCGATTCACTGCTCGCCTACGGCTTGAACCCGCTGGTCCGGCCAACGCTGGTGCGCTGTGGCTCGTGCACAACGATGACGAGGTGGCTCGCTGGTATGAGGGCGGGAAGCCGAGCGCGGAGGAGGCCGCTCGGCAGGCGAGGTTCATGGGCGATTCGTGGCGGAGCCACGGGGTCCACAAATGGATCGCTTATGACCGGGTGAGCGGCGAGGTCGTCGGTGGCGGGGGTCTGTCGCGTACGCCGGTCGACGATGACTGGGGTCAGATCTATGCGCTCCTGCCGTCGGAACCGTGGGTGCGGCTGGCGCACAAGACCGATCACCCCTTCGCGGCGCATGCGCACTGGCTGGAGATCGGGTGGGCGCTGCGCCGCAAGTTCTGGGGACGCGGCTACGTGTCCGAGATTGGGCGCGCGGGGCTCGAGTTTGCATTCGCCGTCCTGGGCGTGGAGGCCGTGGTGTCGTGCACGGTTCGTCACAACCTGCGGTCCCGGGCTGTCATGGAGCGCGTCGGCATGCGGTACGCGGGTGAGATGAGGTCGTGGCGCGGTGGAAGGACTCGAAGGAGAGCAGGACGACGCGCCGTTCGCGGTGTGCGTCCTGCTAAGTCGAGATCTGAGCGGATCGCTTCGAACTCCGCCACAGAACGCGCCGACAGAACGCACTGCCGAATTCTGATGGCGCGGCGCACAGAACGAATACCTCTTTGTTGTCAAGTGGGGTCGTGGTGGGTGTGTGACGGCGCGCGAGGGTGTTCCCGGGCGCGGGGCTGGTTGTTGGTCGTAGCGTTGTGTCGGGTCCGGGAGTGA
- a CDS encoding transposase, whose product MTQRVGYTGDPCRFATEARYAAYNGTAPIEFSSAGRKTHRLSRRGNRKLNHAIHMAAVTQIRHAHSPGRGYYERKVAEGKTRKEALRALKRRISDVIYRHLIADAQRVQQ is encoded by the coding sequence TTGACACAGAGGGTCGGCTACACCGGCGATCCGTGCCGCTTCGCCACCGAAGCTCGCTACGCCGCCTACAACGGCACCGCCCCCATCGAGTTCTCCTCGGCGGGACGCAAGACACACCGGCTCTCGCGTCGCGGGAACCGCAAGCTGAACCACGCGATCCACATGGCTGCGGTCACCCAGATCCGACACGCACACAGTCCCGGACGCGGCTACTACGAACGCAAAGTCGCCGAGGGCAAGACCCGCAAAGAAGCGCTGCGCGCGTTGAAGCGTCGCATCAGCGACGTCATCTACCGCCACCTCATCGCCGACGCGCAGCGCGTCCAGCAATAG